The Rhipicephalus sanguineus isolate Rsan-2018 chromosome 7, BIME_Rsan_1.4, whole genome shotgun sequence genome includes a window with the following:
- the LOC119400290 gene encoding uncharacterized protein LOC119400290 → MTSIGEPFVLATVTNEAFRGGSCVQPGPSESSSVIVTHGQLSASLVELEGRPFKIKTWHTSHAEPFTCPVVYDALRARYVAASRESVLILPPQDAASGGAEATRERISVPDRVFAVLHRTGGEPLIVLGSGVCTTLTELQGSPGKRFRSNKSRICGEDEELLSVQAATEGGRNGLPTLLLVVTSKASRPYRCRLFRVGDAEIEQISETSIPKKDRPAVCLFNGDLLSLGEDGILSGRKMPLSGPHEAFLAAVDDSRVLVGLRDKVLVWNVRFGTMEASRTLEGQQATAVKQWALVRKDLACYVVQGAVAGSNNVMCVSVKLGRPTLCQVVGLGARAEVGGLQTAAEVASKVCAGDPNTVVQALAPVADALPERDLVTLVGRLFQNGVPPPAGSPEVTALHSLLRCPHTCDILVQCLRNYLHSEQATALFVYLIGVLEHYSLADRDEIPLEKVIDWLSCLLDAHFNRWALDTGPIAVGDLLRRLSTAVSHVQELFGDLCELEQWLMLVLGKTNTLKFEDPSLYTIEILEI, encoded by the exons ATGACTTCGATCGGCGAACCTTTCGTGCTCGCCACGGTGACGAACGAAGCCTTCCGCGGCGGCTCTTGCGTGCAGCCCGGACCGTCGGAGTCGTCTTCCGTGATCGTGACCCACGGACAGCTGTCGGCGTCTTTAGTGGAACTGGAAGGGCGCCCCTTCAAGATCAAGACGTGGCACACGTCCCACGCCGAACCTTTCACATGTCCCGTAGTGTACGACGCGTTACGAGCCCGGTACGTGGCAGCTAGCCGCGAGAGCGTGCTAATCCTACCGCCCCAAGATGCCGCCTCGGGCGGCGCGGAGGCAACACGTGAGCGCATCTCCGTTCCAGACCGAGTCTTCGCGGTCTTGCACCGAACTGGCGGTGAACCTCTGATCGTGCTCGGCAGCGGTGTCTGCACGACCCTAACAGAACTTCAGGGGTCTCCGGGGAAACGTTTTCGTTCCAATAAGTCGCGGATATGCGGCGAAGACGAGGAATTGCTGAGCGTGCAAGCGGCCACGGAAGGCGGCCGCAACGGATTGCCGACTTTGCTGCTGGTCGTGACCTCAAAAGCCTCCAGGCCTTACAGGTGCCGTCTGTTTCGCGTCGGAGACGCGGAAATCGAACAGATATCGGAGACTTCGATCCCTAAAAAAGACAGGCCCGCCGTTTGCCTGTTCAATGGCGATCTACTGAGCTTAGGTGAAGACGGCATCCTGTCAGGTCGTAAGATGCCGTTGTCCGGGCCCCACGAAGCGTTTCTCGCGGCTGTGGACGATAGTAGAGTCCTCGTAGGCCTTCGAGACAAGGTTCTCGTGTGGAACGTCAGGTTTGGAACGATGGAGGCGTCCAGGACTTTAGAAGGGCAGCAGGCGACGGCGGTCAAGCAGTGGGCGCTCGTCAGGAAGGACCTGGCGTGCTACGTTGTCCAAGGTGCCGTGGCCGGCAGCAATAACGTGATGTGCGTGTCGGTGAAGCTGGGACGCCCCACACTATGTCAAGTAGTCGGGCTCGGAGCTAGAGCCGAAGTCGGTGGACTTCAAACGGCAGCGGAGGTCGCGTCGAAAGTCTGCGCGGGAGACCCCAACACCGTGGTCCAGGCGTTAGCACCG GTCGCCGACGCATTGCCAGAACGAGACCTCGTCACGCTGGTGGGACGTCTGTTCCAAAACGGTGTCCCGCCCCCTGCCGGCTCGCCTGAAGTCACAGCCCTCCACAGTCTTCTGCGCTGCCCGCACACGTGTGACATACTTGTTCAGTGCCTCCGCAACTACTTGCACTCTGAACAGGCTACGGCCTTGTTTGTCTATCTGATCGGCGTCCTCGAACATTACTCCCTGGCTGATCGGGACGAAATCCCGCTTGAAAAAGTGATCGACTGGCTGTCGTGCCTGTTGGACGCTCACTTCAATCGCTGGGCCCTGGACACCGGGCCAATTGCCGTCGGCGATCTGCTGAGGAGACTGTCGACGGCGGTGTCGCACGTTCAGGAACTGTTCGGCGATCTGTGTGAGCTGGAGCAGTGGTTGATGCTCGTCCTCGGCAAAACGAACACGCTCAAATTCGAGGACCCGAGCCTGTACACAATAGAAATCTTAGAGATTTGA